CGTCTTGGAGCAGGCGGAACTGCTGTCGGCGGAATGGGCGGCGGCATGAGTAGGGCGCCTGAACAAGGCGGCAGATGTCGCTTCGCGCTGGGATTCCAGTTTTGGAGGGCGCCTGGTCCGCTTTCCAGTCCTTGAACGGTGCGCGAATGCGCAGGCGGACGAAATGGCGGTAAACGAAATACTCGAGGCAGTGGGTATGGCCCGGCATCCGCTCCAAGAAGAAAGGCAGATGCGATGGTGGAGGGGATTGTAGGTCAGTACTTTGTTATCCGAGTGCTAGACAGAATACTTGAAGCCTGGCCAGGTGCTACTCAGACGCCGTAATCCCAACATCCGCTAGAGGCGCATCGTGAATGGTTGCTTATTCCTCGCGCTTTGGAGGAATCCCATCCGAGATGCCGAAGGCCCGCCTCGGTTCAGGCGATGATGCCCGCGTTTGGAGCCTCGCTACGCGCCTGAATAAACACATGCGCCGCCTACGAAGACGTTGAGCGTGCCCGGTGTCAAATCCTGCCATTTTTCCCCGACGGTCAGAGGCTTACTTGCAATGATGATCCCTCGCTGATCAGGACTTTTTTCCTCATCGAGGTCCACAATCCAATCTTCATCCATGAGTCGCACGGTGCCAAAGGGAGTGACTCGCCGTGTCACCGATAGCCCATTGTAACCGTGAGCATCGCGGTAGCTATACAGATGGACGCCTTCCGACATCAGCAGGTTCATGGTTCCAAACTGATTGAACTCACGGAGCATCGCCTCGATTTTCTCATAGTCTTCAAAATCAATTTTCTCCACCGACATTTTCGTGAGGAGTGAGCAAAAGAGATACTCTGAATCGGTCTCCCCCACGGGGTGAAATTTCAATGCCGACGGGTCCATAACAGATTCCACATGTCCGTTGTGCGCGAGAACCACCTCCCGTTTTCGAAAGGTTCGAACAAAAGGATGGGTATTCACCAGCGCCGGGCTTCCTCGGGTAGCATGGCGCACATGCCCGATAAAAATTGTGCTTCGAAAATTTTCATAATCTCGAAGAAACTTCGCCAAACCGCTGTCTGTTGCACAAGTCGGCTCTTTCACAACCTGGCAAGCCTTCCCTTCAAAGCGAGCTATGCCCCACCCGTCTGGATTTTCCTCACCGCGGTGGCGAAAACCTCGAAACGAAAGCGAGGGAGAAATCGGTAAATTAAAATTTAGGCCGAGAAGCTCACACATACAGTTACGCTCCTCTGGAGATGTTATGCATCGGATAGGAAAAGTAATCTTTTTTCACTGCCGAATTTAAGATTCAAGCGATCCGCGCTCCGCCGCGAGGAGGTATACGCCTCTAGGTCTTCCGTGCGTGCTTCTTCGAAGGTGTGCATTCACCGTGTATCGCCGTCATTTTTCGTTTCGGTTCGATTGCCTGCATTTCATCAAGGAAGCCGTCGTGCGCCTTTCGACGACCCAAACACGGAGGAAGCTGCCGAGGGGTTCGGGCGTCTCCGTCCCCAATTTGACAATTCCGGATTAGCCGACGCTTGAGGGTAAAGGGCGAGACTTCGGATCTCCCTGAGGCCCCAACTGATTACGGCTGATCACGCCGCTCGGCGTTGGGGCCTGTCAACGGGACAAACCGCACCGGCAGGACGTCTCGTTCCTCAAGGGAACCGTCCTCCCTTTTCTCCAGAAGCCGCAAGGACTGGGTGTGCAGCGTCTCGCCAACGGGGATCACCATGCGGCCGCCCGGCTTTAATTGGTCAATCAGCGGCTGCGGCACATGCGTGGCGCCGGCGGTCACGATCACCGCGTCAAAGGGCGCCGCCTCAGGCCAGCCGAGGTAGCCGTCCCCTGCCCTCACGTGCACGTTTGTATATCCCAGGGTCTGCAAATCTCGGGCGGCGCGCTCGGCCAGCGGCTCGAGAATTTCGATGGTGTAGACCTCCGCGCCCATTTGAGCCAGGACTGCAGCCTGGTAACCGGAGCCCGTGCCCACCTCGAGCACGCGGTGTCCGGGACGGACTTGCGCTAACTCCGTCATCAGCGCGACGATGTAGGGTTGCGAGATCGTCTGGCCCCAGCCAATGGGCAATGGGGTGTCCTCATAGGAGTAAGCCCGCACGTCATCTGGCACCAATCGATGTCTGGGCACAGTGCGCATCGCCTCGAGAACCGCCCGGTCCCGCACGCCGCGCGCCTCGATCTGCCAGGCCACCATTTCGTGGCGAAGACGGCTCCATTCGTCGTCGGCCGCCGTCCCTTTTTCCGCGCGGCAACTCGATTGCATGAGCAACCCTCCAACCAGTAGACTGATGGCAACGTACGCGAATCTCTGCATGTTGTTCTTCTTAGCATGAATTCCGCCGGCACGGCGAGCTTGAAAGGGGCGCCGCGAGTGTGCGACCGTCCTTGATGAACCACGGAGGCATGACATGATCGAGAGCGGTAAAACGTACGTCGTGATGGGTCTGCTCAACAGCGATTCGATCGCATTCGCGGTGGGGCGAGTCATCGAGCAGTATGGAGGCAAGGTCGTTTATACGGTGCAGAACGAGCGATTGAAGCGGATTTTCTTCGATCGCAGCAAGGACCTGACCCCCGAGCAAAAAGCCGCGCTCGATATCCGATTTTGCGACGTGACAATTGAGGACGAGCTTAAGTCCTTTTTTGGTGGCTTGGGAGAGATCGCCGGCGTGGTTCATTCGATCGGGTACGCGAACCCCAAGACATGTTTGGGTCCCGAATTTCACACCGACGCGATCGAGGACATCAAAACGGCATTCCACATCAGCGCGGTATCGCTCGCCTCCGTGGTCCGGCACGCCTACCCGCACATGCCTCATGGCGGATCGGTCGTCACGCTCACCTTCGAGTCGCGGCTGGCATTCCCGCACTACAATTGGATGGGCGTCAACAAGGCGGCCTTGGAGGCCATCGTGCGCGCGCTGGCAAGGCGCCACGGCAAAGACCTGATTCGCGTAAATGCGGTCTCCGCAGGGCCTGTGGCGACGAAAGCGGCGACGTCGATCCCTCATTTCGATATGCTCGCCGCCACGTGGCAGAAAATCAGCCCGCTGCCTTGGAATGTGTATGAGGAGAAAACACAGGTTGCCTACGCGGTAGCGTTTCTTCTGGGACCGTTTTCGCAAAAAATCACGGGCCAGACGATTTATGTGGACGGGGGTGCGTCCATTATCGGCGGCGAACTCACCCCTGAAGAACGGCCCGCGAATTGAGGCTTGCGATGCCCCGCCCCATCACCGAGGAGTTCATTCGGCGAATTCCAAAGACGGATCTCCACGTCCACCTTGATGGCTCGCTCCGCATCTCAACGCTGATTGAATTAGCAAAGTCGGGGGGGGTCAAATTGCCCTCCTACACCGAAGCCGGGCTTCGCGAGAAGGTCTTCAAGGATTTCTACAAAGACCTACCCGATTATCTGGCAGGGTTTGCCTACACCTGCGCCGTGATGCACACGCCCGAAAATATCGAGCGGATCGCATACGAGCTGGCGCAAGACAATATCGCGGAGGGCGTCCGCTACGTCGAGGCGCGGTTCGCACCGCAGCTTCATGCGCGCGAAGACTTCCCGATGGACGAAGTCGTCAAATCGGCGGTACGAGGCATGGAGCGCGCACAAAAGGAGCACAACCGATCCCAGGCGGTCCGAGAAGGCCGCGACTTGCCCTTTCACTTTGGCATCATTGTGTGCGCCCTGCGATTTTTCAACGAGCGCATGTCGCCCTACTACAAGGCGCTGATGCACATCATGCCGTATGCCCCCCGCAAAAAAGTCTACGCGGCCGCATCCCTCGAGCTCGCCCGAGCCGCCGCGGTTTTCAAGCATGAGCTCGGCCTTCCCGTTGTCGCCTTTGACCTTGCAGGCGCCGAGGCGGGCTACCCGGCCGACGATCACAAGGAGGCCTTCCAATACGCCCATCGCCATTTTCTCAGAAAAACCGTTCACGCCGGCGAGGCCTATGGACCGGAATCCATTTTCCAGGCGATCACCGAATGTTACGCCAACCGAATCGGCCATGGCACGTGGCTGTTTGCGGAAAATCTCATCCGGGACCCCGAAATAGAGGACCCCGCGGCGTATGTCCACCATCTGGCGGATTACATCGCCAGCCAACGTATCTGCATCGAAGTCTGCCTCACGAGCAATCTGCAGACGCTGCCCCAGATGAAATCCCTTGCGGAACACCCGCTTCGAAAAATGCTGGACCACAGCCTCTCCGTGAGCATCTGCACTGACAACCGCCTCGTCTCCAACACCTCGGTCACGCGGGAAATCTTGCTTGCGGTCGAGCATTTGAAGCTCACGCCACGCGAACTCCGAAATATCATCGTCGCCGGCTTCAAGGGCAGCTTCTTCCCGGGCGACTACTCCGCTAAACGCGCCTACGTCAGACAGGTGATCGACCGCTTCGAGACCCTCGAAAGAGAATATCTCACTTAGAGTGGCTGCCTGCTCCCGCGGCCGCACTTGACGAACGGACATTCGCCCGGTTTATTGCCCATATAGCTAGGGGTGCTCGCGCCGACTAGGTGCGGGCTGAGACGCGGCGCGTGCCGCGAACCCTTTGAACCTGTTCGGATAATGCCGACGGAGGGAAGCATGACATCAAATCCTTCATCTACGTCAATCGAACCGCCAGCGTCCGCTGGAGATTCATCTAACCGACTAAGAGGTCGCGAATACTTTTTCCTTTGGGCCGGCGCCGCGATTGCCCTCTCTGAAATCTGGGCAGGCGGATTGCTGGCACCCCTTGGCCTTTCGGCCGGCCTGGCCGTCATCATCCTCGGCCGGCTGATCGGAAACCTCCCGATGGCCATCGCCGGACACATCGGCGCGGTGACCGGAGAGCCTTCGATGGTCACCACGCGCGGAGCGCTCGGGCGCCGCGGTTCCTACCTGCCGGCCGCTCTCAATGTGCTGCAGCTCATCGGCTGGACGGCGGTGATGCTCTGGATCGGCGGTCAGGCGGCCTCAAAACTCGCACCCTCGGTCTCCGCCGATCCGCGGGTTTGGGTTGTCGCCATCGGCGTACTGACCACCCTCTGGGCGCTGGGCGGACCGCGTGTGTGGCGTCGTCTCCAGCAAATCAGCGTAATCCTCCTCGCGCTGTTGTGCGTAGCGATGACGGTGCTTTTTGTTTCCAAATACGACCTCGGCGGCCTTCTCCGCGAGGACGGCCGAGGCGGCATGCCGTTCATGGTGGCGCTGGACCTCGCGATTGCCATGCCGATCTCCTGGATGCCTCTTGCCGCCGACTACGCACGCCACGCCGCGAGCCCGCGGGGCGCGTTTTGGGGAACCTATCTGGGTTATTTTGCCGGCGGCGTCTGGATGTATGCCCTCGGAATCGCGGCAGCCATCGCCGCAAATTCGAACACCCCTGACGCCGTCCTCATGGGCATGATGGCCGAAGCCGGCTGGGCGGCCGCGGCGTTGGTGATTGTGCTCATCTCCACGGTCACAACGACATTTCTGGATGTCTACTCGCACGCGGTATCGCTCTCGAGCATCCGCGAGAAAATTTCCGTCCGAACGGGCATCCTGCTCTGCGGCGGACTGGGCACCCTCTTTGCGCTTTTCATGGACCCCACTCGGTACGAGCACTTCCTCCTCATGATCGGCTCGGTGTTCTGCCCGCTGTTCGGCGTAGTTCTCGTGGACTTTTTTGTGCGCCATCGCGGCCGTTATGACGCCCGTGTGCTTCGGGCGGGTTCAGTGAATCCCGTTTGGAACGGATTCAACATCCCCGGCGTCGCCGCATGGGTAATAGGGTGCATCGCCTTCCATGCCATCGCAGGGCTAGCCGCTTGGCTTGGCGCATCTTTGCCCTCGATGGCGGTCTCCGGCTTTGTGTATTTTGTCTTTTCACTCAAGAGAGACGCTCGCTCATGAGCCGATCCTCATCGTTCATCATCGTCGGCGCCGGCGTGGTTGGGCGGCTCCTGGCGGCCCGATTGCGCAAACGCAACTGGTCGGTCGTCGTTTATGATGAAAACGGCCCAGATGGCCGAGGATCCTGCACGTGGGTCGGCGCCGGTATGCTCTCCCCCTACTGCGAGCGCGTTGCCTCCGAGCCGATCATAACAGAGCTAGGACTGCGGGGTTGCGAGCGCTGGCCCGCCGATCTGGCCGAGCTGGGGGCCGACGTATACCTGCGGCGGAATGGAAGCCTCGTGGTCGCACACCCCCGCGACGCGCTCGAACTCGAGCGCTTGCGGAACCGTGTGATTGAACGGGCGCTTCCACCGGAAGCAATGCGTGAGGCCGGCCCCGATGAAATCGGCGCACTCGAACCTGAGCTTTCCGGTCGCTTCACGCGCGGCCTCTATTTCCCGCAGGAAGGCCATCTCGATAACCGCGAGTTGTTAGCCGAGCTTGGCCGCGTAATGGAGCGACTCGGCGTCGAGACCCGCTACCACCAACGAGTCGAGGTTATCGAACCCGGGCAAATCCGGGCCGACCATGTCGTGGAACGAGCCGACTGGATTGTCGACTGCCGCGGCTTGGGCGCAAGGGAGGACGATCCGCGACTTCGCGGAGTTCGCGGCGAGATCGCGATGGTTGAGGCGCCCGAAGTGCATCTCTCAAGGCCCGTTCGTCTGATGCATCCACGCTATTCCATCTACGTCGTGCCTCGTCGCGACCAGCGTTATTTGATTGGCGCGACGCAGATCGAGAGCGAAGACGCCGGACCGGTCACGGTCAGGTCCGCGTTGGAACTGCTCAGCGCGGCGTATACGCTTCACAGCGGCTTTGCGGAAGCGCGCGTGGTGGAACTCGCTTCTTCGTGCCGGCCCGCCTACCCGGACAACCTGCCACGCCTTGTGGCGCGACCCGGCCTGCTCCGCATCAACGGCCTCTACCGGCATGGCTTCCTTCTCGCCCCTGTTCTGGTCGACGCCGCCATCACCTACCTCGAGCGCGGAGACCGCGATCCCGCGATGGCGGCACTTTGGGAGGTTCACTCATGAAACTGCGTGTCAATGGCGAGGTGGTCGAGGCGGCCGACGGCCTGACGCTTTCCGAACTGATCACGCGCCGAGGGGATCCTCCGTTCGTCGCAGCGGCCGTCAATGGAGAATTCGTGCCGAAGGGCCTCCATTCGGAAACCGTTTTGCGCGACGGAGACGACGTGGAAATCCTCGGGCCCATTCAGGGAGGTTAAGCCCATGCCGGAGTTCGTCATCGGTGATTATCGCCCCGTCTCCCGCTTGCTGATGGGGACTGCTCTATACCCCTCCCCTGCGATCATGGCCGAGGCCGTCCGCGCGGGCGGCGCGGACATTGTCACTGTCGCCATCCGGCGCCAGAATCCTCGGGAAAAATCGGGAGAACGGTTCTGGGAGCTTCTGCGGTCGTTAGGCGTCCGAGTGCTCCCGAATACGGCGGGATGCAAAACCGTCCGGGAGGCGGTCACCATCGCGCAAATGTCCCGCGAGATCTTCGGGACAAATTGGATCAAACTAGAGGTCATCGGCGACGACGAAACGCTGCAGCCCGACACCGCCGCGCTGGTTGAAGCCGCCCGCATCCTGACCCGTGAGGGCTTTGAGGTGCTTCCCTACACCACCGAGGACCTCATCACCGCGTTCCGACTCGTCGAAGTCGGATGCCGGGTGGTGATGCCCTGGGGCTCCTACATCGGGTCGGGTCGGGGTCTGGTGAACGAATTCGCCCTCAAAACACTCCGAGCCCGCCTACCTGACACCGTGCTTGTAATCGACGCAGGCCTCGGGAAGCCGTCCGAAGCGGCCCGCGCCATGGAGCTGGGGTTCGACGCCGTACTCGTAAATAGCGCAATCGCCCTCGCGCGCGATCCGGTCACCATGGCCCGGGCGTTTGCGGAGGCCGTCCGCGCGGGCCGTGCCGGATTCGAGGCTGGCTTCATGCCGGTCCGAGACTTCGCCTCTCCGAGCACGCCGGTCGCAGGAACGCCGTTCTGGCATGACGCGCCAGCCCGGCCATGAAAGCGGTCCCCATGGAGCCGTTTTGGCTCTACCCCATCGTCGACCACCCGGACTGGATCCCCAAACTAGCCGCCTGCGGCCTCGACCTGGTTCAAATCCGCATCAAGGGGATCTCCGAAGAAGAGCGGCGGCGGCGGCTCGAGGCCGCAGTCCGGATCGCCGACGAACGCCGCGTCCGCCTGATCATCAACGACGATTGGGCCTTCGCTCTCGAAAGCGGAGCCTACGGCGTCCATCTCGGGCAGGATGACCTCGACGGCGCTCCGCTGGAGGAGATTTTCGGGGCCGGTCTCCGGCTCGGGATCAGCACACACAACGAGGCGGAACTGGCCCGAGCCGAAGCGTGCGAACCGTCCTACATCGCGATCGGGACCGTCTTCGAAAGCCCCTCTAAATCGTTCACACACCGACCGATCGGCATCGAGGGATTCCGCAAACTCCGCAGCCTAACACGTAGGCCTGTCGTCGCGATCGGAGGCATCACCGCGGAACGGGCGCCCGCGCTTCGCGCAGCCGGAGCGGATGGTTGCGCGGTCATTTCGGACCTGCTCCGCGCCGCGGACCTGTCAGAACGGGTCGCCCAATGGAGAAAGGCTTGGTTCGAGACGCCACGCGAATCGACGTCGACGATTTGAAACTCCATATCTATCATGTCGATATGGTTGAAAGATTTTCCGTCTCGATTGATTCAGATCTGATCCGTCAATTCGACCGCTGGCTCCATGAGCGCCGATACAACAACCGATCGGAAGCCGTGCGCGACCTGATTCGCCGCGCGCTGATCCAGCAACGGGTCGAAGACAACCGCGAGGTCGTTGCGGTCATCACGATTGTGTACGACCACCACCAACGGCAGCTCCAAGAGCGGCTCACCGACATTCAACACGCCTTCCATCATGAAATCGTGTCGACCACGCACATTCACCTCAACCACGACGATTGCCTTGAAGTCATCATCGCGCGCGGCCGGGCGACCAAGGCTCAAGACCTCGCCGATCGCTTGATTTCGCTCCGCGGCGTCAAGGACGGCTCCATCACCATGAGCGCGGCAGGGTCCCACCTTCACGGGCGCGCCGCTTCCTAAGCCGACCGCTCCCTTCGAGGAACGGGTTCTGAATTTTCTTGCCGCTGGTACGCGCAGACAGTAGTACTACCAATTTATGAAAGTTATTACTGACGTTCATCGTTGGATGTGCGTTCGTCTCGCCTTTCTCGCGGCCCTGATGGCGGCGCCCGCCCTTGCGCACCATGCGCTGGAGTTCATCGAACTCGAGAGTTACACGACGGCACGGAAAGGCGAACGGGTCGCCCGTCTTCATTACGATTACATGAGCGAGGATCAAAACGACCCCCAGCAGGATCATTGGGAACTCACGCCCGGCCTCGCCTACGGCATCACGGACCGCCTGATGTTCGACGTCCACACGCATTATGCAAAATTCAACAATGGTCTGGTCGTCGAGGAACGCCAGGAGGAATTCGCGCCCCACGGCCCACCTCCATTTTTCGAGGCGTTTACCGTCTCCCTGCAATACCGCCTCACCGAGGCCGCGCCCGTCAACGCCGCCATTTCGGCCTCTTTCGAAATCCCCTTCGATAGGGCCAAAGAGCTGCTCGACAGTGAAGAGGTTTACGAGGGGACATTGATCCTCTCCCGCGAATTCGGCACGCACGGAAATGTGACGCTCAACCTCACTGCCGGCTGGGAGGGCGACGAAGATTACCAGGAGTGGGGGCTCGGGATCCGCGAGTCACTGACCGGCCAGCCGCACGGCACGGCTGCCGGCCTTGAATTCTTCGGCTCGTTCGACGATCTCGAAAATAGTTGGTCCATTCTGCCCGGCCTTTACATCCCGTTCGACGAACAGACGATCCTGAAAACCGGCTTCGAAATCGGCGAAGGCGCCGGCTACACTCGCGCGAACATCACGTTGATGCATCGCTTTTGAAGAGGCTCGTCGTCATCGCCCTCGCAGCGGCCGCTTTCTCCGCTTCCGCACATGAGATCTGGCTGGACGCGGCCAGCCTACGGCCGGAGCCGGGGCAGCCGGTCGAACTCTTCATCCGATGCGGCCACTATTTCCCAGCGTCGGAATTGGCCGTCGCGGACCGTCTCATCGCCGCTTTTTATGCGGAGTGCGCGGGGGCGCGCGAAGAATTGGCCTCAACCGCGGAGGGCGGGCAGCGCCGGGCGCTCTATACCGCGCCCGGAGGCTGCGCTGCTCGACTCACCCTGGTGCTCAAGCGTCCACACCTGGAGGAGCCTGCCCACTGGGCTTCGCTGATCCTTGTTCCGCAAAACGCGCAAAGCGAACCGGCCGACTACTCCCGCGGACAGGGCCTTGAAATCGTGCCGCTGGCCCGTGTCGAAGATGCGCGGAGAAATGAGCCATTCCCGCTCGCTGTCCTGCGGGACGGCATCCGAATCCGGGCCAAGGTTCAAATTATGGCCGCAGAGGGAGGCACGAGCTGGGTTGAAACTGGCGCTGACCTCCCCTCGACCTTTTCGCCGCGGAAGTCTGGCCGTCATCTGGCCGCCGTTTCGGACAGAGGGCAAACCGCCACTCTTGTGTTTGACGTGTCGCCATGATTCGTGCTGCCCGGTTCGCCGCGCTGATGGCGTGGGTTCCCCGCCTTCTTTGGGCGCATGCGATCACGGCCGACCCCCTTTCCGGCGGCGCGGGCATCGCCGCCCGCTATGCGGACGGCTCGCCGGCAGCTTTTGTCGAGGTAACAGTGTACGCTCCGGGCGAGGATCGCGTGTTCCAGCAGGGGTCGACCGACCGTGAAGGCCGCTTCGTTTTTTTCCCGTTCACCGCCGGATCCTGGCGAATTCGAGTTGATGACGGCATGGGCCACGCGCTGGAAACCACCCTCGAAGCCAGCCCCGCTATGCACACCCCGCCGGCGCCCCCACCCCCTGCCCGACCGCTGTTCTGGCCAGTCGTCACCGGCGTGGCCGTGATTTGGGGACTGTTTGGGACCTGGTTCATGGTGCGCAGGCGCGTCTGACCGTGCACATCGCTGAAGGCATCTTGTCTGGACCCGTTCTCCTAGGGGGCGGCCTCGCAGCGGCGGCCGGAACCGCCATTGGACTGCGCGCCATTCGAGACGATGACATTCCGAGGGTCGCGATGCTCACGACCGTTTTTTTTGTCGCCTCGCTGATCCATGTGCCGATCGGGCCGGGCAGCGTTCATTTGATTCTG
The genomic region above belongs to Kiritimatiellia bacterium and contains:
- the thiE gene encoding thiamine phosphate synthase, with the translated sequence MKAVPMEPFWLYPIVDHPDWIPKLAACGLDLVQIRIKGISEEERRRRLEAAVRIADERRVRLIINDDWAFALESGAYGVHLGQDDLDGAPLEEIFGAGLRLGISTHNEAELARAEACEPSYIAIGTVFESPSKSFTHRPIGIEGFRKLRSLTRRPVVAIGGITAERAPALRAAGADGCAVISDLLRAADLSERVAQWRKAWFETPRESTSTI
- a CDS encoding protein-L-isoaspartate(D-aspartate) O-methyltransferase, producing the protein MQSSCRAEKGTAADDEWSRLRHEMVAWQIEARGVRDRAVLEAMRTVPRHRLVPDDVRAYSYEDTPLPIGWGQTISQPYIVALMTELAQVRPGHRVLEVGTGSGYQAAVLAQMGAEVYTIEILEPLAERAARDLQTLGYTNVHVRAGDGYLGWPEAAPFDAVIVTAGATHVPQPLIDQLKPGGRMVIPVGETLHTQSLRLLEKREDGSLEERDVLPVRFVPLTGPNAERRDQP
- a CDS encoding SDR family oxidoreductase, which codes for MIESGKTYVVMGLLNSDSIAFAVGRVIEQYGGKVVYTVQNERLKRIFFDRSKDLTPEQKAALDIRFCDVTIEDELKSFFGGLGEIAGVVHSIGYANPKTCLGPEFHTDAIEDIKTAFHISAVSLASVVRHAYPHMPHGGSVVTLTFESRLAFPHYNWMGVNKAALEAIVRALARRHGKDLIRVNAVSAGPVATKAATSIPHFDMLAATWQKISPLPWNVYEEKTQVAYAVAFLLGPFSQKITGQTIYVDGGASIIGGELTPEERPAN
- a CDS encoding DUF4198 domain-containing protein, with amino-acid sequence MKRLVVIALAAAAFSASAHEIWLDAASLRPEPGQPVELFIRCGHYFPASELAVADRLIAAFYAECAGAREELASTAEGGQRRALYTAPGGCAARLTLVLKRPHLEEPAHWASLILVPQNAQSEPADYSRGQGLEIVPLARVEDARRNEPFPLAVLRDGIRIRAKVQIMAAEGGTSWVETGADLPSTFSPRKSGRHLAAVSDRGQTATLVFDVSP
- the cytX gene encoding putative hydroxymethylpyrimidine transporter CytX — protein: MTSNPSSTSIEPPASAGDSSNRLRGREYFFLWAGAAIALSEIWAGGLLAPLGLSAGLAVIILGRLIGNLPMAIAGHIGAVTGEPSMVTTRGALGRRGSYLPAALNVLQLIGWTAVMLWIGGQAASKLAPSVSADPRVWVVAIGVLTTLWALGGPRVWRRLQQISVILLALLCVAMTVLFVSKYDLGGLLREDGRGGMPFMVALDLAIAMPISWMPLAADYARHAASPRGAFWGTYLGYFAGGVWMYALGIAAAIAANSNTPDAVLMGMMAEAGWAAAALVIVLISTVTTTFLDVYSHAVSLSSIREKISVRTGILLCGGLGTLFALFMDPTRYEHFLLMIGSVFCPLFGVVLVDFFVRHRGRYDARVLRAGSVNPVWNGFNIPGVAAWVIGCIAFHAIAGLAAWLGASLPSMAVSGFVYFVFSLKRDARS
- a CDS encoding adenosine deaminase family protein; translated protein: MPRPITEEFIRRIPKTDLHVHLDGSLRISTLIELAKSGGVKLPSYTEAGLREKVFKDFYKDLPDYLAGFAYTCAVMHTPENIERIAYELAQDNIAEGVRYVEARFAPQLHAREDFPMDEVVKSAVRGMERAQKEHNRSQAVREGRDLPFHFGIIVCALRFFNERMSPYYKALMHIMPYAPRKKVYAAASLELARAAAVFKHELGLPVVAFDLAGAEAGYPADDHKEAFQYAHRHFLRKTVHAGEAYGPESIFQAITECYANRIGHGTWLFAENLIRDPEIEDPAAYVHHLADYIASQRICIEVCLTSNLQTLPQMKSLAEHPLRKMLDHSLSVSICTDNRLVSNTSVTREILLAVEHLKLTPRELRNIIVAGFKGSFFPGDYSAKRAYVRQVIDRFETLEREYLT
- the thiO gene encoding glycine oxidase ThiO, yielding MSRSSSFIIVGAGVVGRLLAARLRKRNWSVVVYDENGPDGRGSCTWVGAGMLSPYCERVASEPIITELGLRGCERWPADLAELGADVYLRRNGSLVVAHPRDALELERLRNRVIERALPPEAMREAGPDEIGALEPELSGRFTRGLYFPQEGHLDNRELLAELGRVMERLGVETRYHQRVEVIEPGQIRADHVVERADWIVDCRGLGAREDDPRLRGVRGEIAMVEAPEVHLSRPVRLMHPRYSIYVVPRRDQRYLIGATQIESEDAGPVTVRSALELLSAAYTLHSGFAEARVVELASSCRPAYPDNLPRLVARPGLLRINGLYRHGFLLAPVLVDAAITYLERGDRDPAMAALWEVHS
- a CDS encoding thiazole synthase: MPEFVIGDYRPVSRLLMGTALYPSPAIMAEAVRAGGADIVTVAIRRQNPREKSGERFWELLRSLGVRVLPNTAGCKTVREAVTIAQMSREIFGTNWIKLEVIGDDETLQPDTAALVEAARILTREGFEVLPYTTEDLITAFRLVEVGCRVVMPWGSYIGSGRGLVNEFALKTLRARLPDTVLVIDAGLGKPSEAARAMELGFDAVLVNSAIALARDPVTMARAFAEAVRAGRAGFEAGFMPVRDFASPSTPVAGTPFWHDAPARP
- a CDS encoding class II glutamine amidotransferase, whose protein sequence is MCELLGLNFNLPISPSLSFRGFRHRGEENPDGWGIARFEGKACQVVKEPTCATDSGLAKFLRDYENFRSTIFIGHVRHATRGSPALVNTHPFVRTFRKREVVLAHNGHVESVMDPSALKFHPVGETDSEYLFCSLLTKMSVEKIDFEDYEKIEAMLREFNQFGTMNLLMSEGVHLYSYRDAHGYNGLSVTRRVTPFGTVRLMDEDWIVDLDEEKSPDQRGIIIASKPLTVGEKWQDLTPGTLNVFVGGACVYSGA
- the thiS gene encoding sulfur carrier protein ThiS — encoded protein: MKLRVNGEVVEAADGLTLSELITRRGDPPFVAAAVNGEFVPKGLHSETVLRDGDDVEILGPIQGG
- the nikR gene encoding nickel-responsive transcriptional regulator NikR, whose amino-acid sequence is MVERFSVSIDSDLIRQFDRWLHERRYNNRSEAVRDLIRRALIQQRVEDNREVVAVITIVYDHHQRQLQERLTDIQHAFHHEIVSTTHIHLNHDDCLEVIIARGRATKAQDLADRLISLRGVKDGSITMSAAGSHLHGRAAS